A genomic segment from Cetobacterium sp. ZOR0034 encodes:
- a CDS encoding flavodoxin domain-containing protein produces the protein MIGVFYSSQRGKSEFVTTLIKDRLKEKCGVYKVSDEDLVEKVNGYNKLIFIIPTYGFGVPHQDWINVIEKLRGIDFSGKDVGLIGRGNQGFYAVTFVNGMKPIYDVLLEKSANIVGETSIEGYDFVKSTAVVNGKFIGLVLDEMFMLNEIKDRVNSWLIENFEEGLNEE, from the coding sequence ATGATTGGAGTATTTTATAGTAGTCAAAGAGGAAAAAGTGAGTTTGTTACAACTTTAATTAAGGATAGATTAAAAGAAAAGTGTGGTGTATATAAAGTTTCGGATGAAGATTTAGTTGAGAAAGTAAATGGATACAACAAGTTAATTTTTATAATTCCAACATATGGTTTTGGAGTTCCTCACCAAGACTGGATAAATGTAATTGAAAAATTAAGAGGGATAGATTTTAGTGGAAAAGATGTGGGATTAATAGGAAGAGGAAATCAGGGTTTTTATGCAGTTACTTTTGTTAATGGAATGAAACCTATTTATGATGTATTATTAGAAAAAAGTGCTAATATAGTTGGAGAAACTTCAATAGAGGGATATGATTTTGTGAAGAGTACAGCTGTAGTGAATGGCAAATTTATAGGATTAGTTTTAGATGAGATGTTTATGTTAAATGAGATAAAAGATAGAGTGAATAGTTGGTTGATAGAAAATTTTGAAGAGGGTTTAAATGAAGAATAA
- a CDS encoding DUF309 domain-containing protein — MKNKKRYLKFIEVFQNERDFFECHEILEDVWVEETKCETRKHVAINLLLISVGLLHWRNKNFKGAVQVLENSLNNYEEVSFLIEELGIDSKELKDMIQDTISKIKKQRTYEEIYLPLYK; from the coding sequence ATGAAGAATAAAAAGAGATATTTAAAGTTTATAGAAGTTTTCCAAAATGAGAGAGATTTCTTTGAGTGTCATGAGATTTTAGAAGATGTTTGGGTAGAGGAAACAAAGTGTGAAACAAGAAAACACGTAGCGATAAATTTGCTGCTAATTTCGGTTGGATTGCTTCATTGGAGAAATAAAAACTTTAAGGGCGCAGTTCAAGTTTTAGAAAATTCACTTAATAACTATGAAGAGGTTTCATTTTTGATAGAAGAACTAGGGATAGATTCAAAAGAGTTAAAAGATATGATTCAAGATACAATATCAAAAATTAAAAAGCAAAGAACTTACGAAGAGATTTATCTTCCTTTGTATAAATAA
- a CDS encoding nitroreductase family protein, whose product MNSIFYRRSIRNFTDKDVECEKIERILRAAMQAPSAHNFKPWEFIIVESDEKKKEISLMSPHATPAGKSKISIVVLGNSKLIEKDDMWLQQDLGAAIQNMLLQIVEEGLGGVWLGFYPEVERVQKIKKYFNLPEHIIPFGVVSFGYSEEENKFIDRYDESKVHCEKYCSIEE is encoded by the coding sequence ATGAATTCAATTTTTTATAGAAGAAGTATTAGAAATTTTACTGATAAAGATGTCGAGTGTGAAAAAATAGAGCGTATTTTAAGAGCTGCTATGCAAGCACCATCAGCTCATAATTTTAAGCCGTGGGAATTTATAATTGTTGAAAGTGATGAAAAGAAAAAAGAAATCTCTTTAATGAGCCCTCATGCAACGCCAGCTGGAAAATCAAAAATTTCTATTGTTGTTTTAGGAAATTCAAAATTAATAGAAAAAGATGATATGTGGCTACAGCAAGATTTAGGAGCAGCTATTCAAAATATGCTACTTCAGATTGTTGAAGAAGGATTAGGTGGTGTTTGGCTTGGATTCTATCCTGAAGTTGAAAGAGTTCAAAAAATAAAAAAATATTTTAATCTACCAGAACATATAATCCCATTTGGTGTTGTGTCATTTGGATATTCAGAAGAGGAAAATAAATTTATAGATAGATATGATGAGTCTAAAGTTCATTGTGAAAAATATTGTTCTATAGAAGAATAA